From Daphnia magna isolate NIES linkage group LG2, ASM2063170v1.1, whole genome shotgun sequence:
ctgatGTCCTGATTATAAAGTTCACTGATGGACCTGATTTTGAAACTGCTGAAAATTCCCTAGAACACGTCGAAGCATTGAAAACTAACTGTAAACGTGTTCAATATGTTACCGTCGAAGGCAAGCATCACACCCACCTAACAAATCCAGAGCGAGTCGCCCCAATTATTaccgattttttaaattcctaAAAAGATAATTCCACGAAAATTGTATCAGTCTTTAATGTTTCACCTTTGGTAAAAGGATTCAATACTATTTCCGTGGCTGCACATATTTCGTTTAAGGTTTGTAAACTTATACATACTACTTGCCTGAACATTAGTATAATGCGACTTAAAGTTTTCAAGCACTAATAATGGACTGTACTACGTGATGGAAGAATATAATCTAGAAAATTAATGGAATGGTATTACCAGAGCCACTGAGAGAATCATATCGATAAAATAGACCACTCAAAATAATTAAACTTCTACTCGATAATCCTGCAAGATacaaagtattttgtatttaacATACAAGTATCTGACATGGACGTTGCATATTTTCTGAGAGACTTTTGGTCCTGCGATAATGTCACCTCACCTGTAACCTGTGAATCTAATATCTGAAAGTAGTACTGTACAGCAGTACAGGTTACATGTGGCAGATGTAGGGGTGGTGATGTTGGCATGGCAACCTTTCGTGACAGCAGAAGCTTTTTCGTGATTAGGCCATGGAGAATGAGATTGATAACTGTTCTCTATGATTAGactttgatgctgttttctgtttttgtttgttgagtTTTTTAGATATGGACAGTAAACATACtagcttttcattttctttttcatgcaACTAAACATTGCCCTCTTATTTCATAAAAACCATCAATCATTAACAGTGAGTTTTTTCATAACAAATTAAttgaattagaaaaagaacaaagatagcctattttataaaaaaaaactagtaaTGTCTTGATTGCCAGTTTCAGGATTTTCACAAAGAAAATACAACCACTTTTCAGATGGCAGAGGATccaaaaaaattgcttttccGATTACAGCATATCATTCCACAAAAACTGTCTCCAGCTGTAAATGTTTATCCCACAGAAGCAACAACATCATCTTTACATGACTTTCCGATGGATATTGAATTCCAAATGACATGGGGAAAAGTAGCTGGTAGGCCAAACATATAGTGAGGATTGAGCATTTCTGTAGAATGAGCTAATCATAAAACTATACTGTTGCATATTTAAACAGCTAAAACTTGGGGGCCACCTGATGGAAGACCAGTATTTGCCTTGCATGGATGGTTGGATAATGCTGGTACCTTCGATACTTTGATACCTTTACTGCCAAAAAGTTTACGGATAGTTGCTGTTGACACAGCCGGCCATGGACTAAGTGACCACTATCCTCCTGATATTGCCTACAACTTTTTTGACTGCCTTGTTGCAATTGAGAGACTAGCTGGCCTCctcaaatggaaaaaattttcactaATAGGGCACTCAATGGGGGCTGCTATGTCTATGCTCTATGCTGGAGTTTTTCCAGAAAAAGTAGATACTCTTGTCTGTCTTGATTTAGCTAGAGCAGAGGTGACCAGACCAGAAACGGTTGGTTTAAGATTAAGAAAAACAGTCGGAAAATTGCTTAAATACGAAGCTGCCATTGTCGCAGGCCCAGAAAAACCTTTCACTTACGAAGTTGCTATTGAAAAAAGCATAAGTGGATCATTCGGATCGCTCAACAGAAACGCGTGTGAGCTGCTATTCAAGCGCGGTCTTAAACAAGTTGATGGGGGCTACGTATTTCGGAGAGACAGACGATTGATGGCTGCTCCGTTAACGTTAACGCCTAAAGAAGATCAATTGGCTATGGCAAGGGAAGTTACGGCCAATGTTTTGATTATCAAGTTTGCACAGGGACCAGATTTTGAAAGCCGCGATAATTTCATGGAACACGTTGAAAATCTCAAAACTAAAGccaaaaacgttttttttgtggaagTAGACGGGACGCACCATGTTCATCTAACCAATCCAAATCGTGTTGCATCCATTATTtccgattttttaaatgcacccaGTAGTAATCCACATACTTCTGTGCAATCGTAAATTACTGTTTCCGTTGACCGGAAGttatttaacattaaaaacGATAATCAGCAGCATGGAAGTAGAtcccacaagaagaaaaaaaaaataataattaaaagaaGATAAACAAAACACCTAGTAGTTATAGCAAAATCCACTTTAGTCCAGCCGTAATAGGGAAGTTGAGATCTCAACTTAACCTGGTAAATAAAAATCGAAACCCCATATcgattgaaataaaaaggtgAATTATGAGTTTCAAATTCCGTTTcattaatttcatttacttACATGCGTTCGAACTTTCCAGCGTAAAAATGATTCCCTACGgctattaaaacaaaaatacaagtaacaaatatattaaaaaattaaaaataataaactagaacataaaaggaaaaatagatttgaaaaataatcataagaagaacaaaaacgGCTGCagtctttatttttatatggATTTATTTTGTGACATGAAATCTTACATTCATCACGACAGATGGCAGACCCGtaatatttacatttttttatcgatttgttaatttattttcgTGAGATATCATAAAGAAATGGTAAAAGTTCAAACATGGCCATAAACTTAGCTACGCATTGCTTGTTATTACAAGCGGTTTGCTAAGCAGTTTGCTAAGCAGTTGTGTTTTTAGCTACCTGTAGTGCAAACTGAAGATATATTAATCCACTGAACTATCAGGCACAAGTAAAGGAGTTAAATAATTTATGGACGACAAAATGGACGATCCCCAGATCATCTTTTCCATGCCAAAAGCTGTaagttaaaaataattaaatcgCTAATGGAGTAGATTCGACTAAGTGTAGTTAGCTCCttcagttttttaaaaactgtgATGTAGATAAAGAAAGAGCTTGATCACAAAATTATGTATGACAAAGCAGACTGAATGTAAGTGTCATCCTTTCTCGAATTCCTTTGCCAAGCAAGCAACGAAAGCTATTAAAGGATTTTCATTTAGCAAACTCTAATTAACATACAATTACTATTTGAAAATGGAAAGCACTTTGAAGACTACAGCTTTTACATATTTATAAATGTATGTAGGAATTACATGCCCATTTGAATGGCTCACTGAGTCAAACTACCATAAAAAAGTTAATGGATCTTAAAACGTCACATCAATGTGAAGATGTATTCCAGCTTCAGACAATGTTTGCAACATTGAGTGAAGATCACAACAAAACACTAGATGAGTAAGTTAGACATTTGGATAGGTACACAAATCTATGCTAAGATCAATTGTAAAGATGCTTTCAGGTTTTCAAAGTAATCCACCAGTTGACTGACAGCGAACAAAGCATTTACATAGCTACGGTTGATGTGATAAAAGAATTTTCCGAGGAAAACGTTTTGTACTTGGAATTGCGAACTACCCCGCGTGCAATTGACGGATCGTTTGAAACCTACGTAAACGCTGTAATTAGAGCAATTGAGTAAGTGTGAAAAAAAGTCTTGTGGCAAAAGTTCCTTTTTACCTTTAATGAATATATTTTCCCGTACTTCTGAAAGTGACTGCCGCAAAGAAAATGTTCCCATCCTTGTTAAACTATTGCTATCTATTGACCGAAGCAAGGGATTTGATACAGCAAAGAAAATTGTAGACTTAACTATTTCGCTCGGACATACTCGTAACGATGTAGTCGTCGGATTGGATGTTTCTGGAAACATGGCTGACTCCGATATTACAGATTATTTCCCActgctttttaaaattaaggACGCTGGGTTAAAGCTTACTGGTAACATATACACCgaaaaagaaacccaaaaaagGTCGCCATAGTTTCCTTTACCTATAGTGCACACTGCCGAAGTTAGGAATGACGCAGAAGCCGAAGCTATTTTGCGACTGAAGCCTGATCGAATAGGACATGGAACATTTATTTCCCCATCACTAACTGGTAGCTCACACTTAATCCATCTTCTGAAGGAGACCAATATCCCCGTTGGTGTGTATTTTGTAGTTTACATTACtgtgtttaatataaaaaaattttaatgaaaaaaagttAAAGTATCACATTTGCCAAATCTTGTAAcgatatgtttttttttttggttctcaGAATTGTGCTTGACTTCAAACAAAGTGTGCCAAACCGTACCTAGCTTCAAAGATCATCATTGGAAGATTTTCTTTGATCACGGTATTCCTTTTTCGATTTGCGTAAGTAATTCCAATGCTAGCGCTAGGACTGTTACTGCTCCAATACTGTTCGACTTAAAATAAGCTATgccttttaaatttttgcttttactCCATTATTTCAGACGGATGATAAGGGGGTTTTCTCAACCAGCCTAAGCCAAGAATATCTGATCGTAATGCGTACCTTTAATTTGCCGCTTTCTTTGGTAATTGTAAACACTGATTCTCttgtctgattttttttcctagttttaattgaatttaaCAGATTTGGAGTTTCTCCTTGAGATCGCTCGATTATACGTTTGCTACCGAAACCGAAAAGATATATTTGAGCAAGGTGTGGGAAGAATGGGAGCAAAACAATACAGGTTTGATGAGCAATGcagagaagggaaaaaatgtaACGTAATACGCCTAGGTTGCAAACAGTGTTATTTGATTGTGAAATAAACATGATTTTTCCTTTccgagaaacaaaaaaacaaaaataaaacaaaatatgtaCATAAAATCAAACTATGTTTTTACCAGTTCACCATAATCGACCATAACAACAAATGTGTTACAGTAGAGTTACTACGGAACGCCATTTGAGATTTGACCCACTTTCTCATACCCACATCTCTAGTTCTCTAGTTAACCATTTTATTAAGTTACATGATAACTTGCAGTGCCATTTATCAGTCAAAGTGAACAATCAAAGGATGGATTTGAATAGACCTAGCACCTAAAGAAGGAGAACGctattaaatatttatttgccGATcgataattaattttttatgcCGATTTAATTTGACAGTCAACAGTGAAAGTCACGCCTATTTCCCCGAGGAGTCCACAGGGATCTAGTgcaaaaaagtggaaaggcttcaaatttggcttaaaatacatgatttagattcagaattgaatgacaatcacggaaatcaggtttatttttctattggtcttatagttttttatttaaatgttaaaaaccataaatcaagttggtgcgctaacagaactgatacttcccactttttaataATTGgcataatttcaaattttgcttaaagtacatgatttagattcaaaattgaatgaaaaccaccgaaatcaggtttattcttctattggtcttatagtttttcatttacatgttaaaaaccataaatttaAAACcataaactataagaccaatagaaaaataaacctgatttccgtgattttcattcaattctgaatctaaaacatgtattttaagccaaatttgaaatttggtaaaaaatgaaaaagtgggaaggatatagcctttccacttttgtcaaaatcggccaaaaatgacatctcttgaaattctccagaaatcagacggtataatcgaaattgaacgctgatttcgatttagtcattggttttatctttagactagccgtttaaaaaattaacgaaaacagttctgttagcgcaccaacttcatttatggtttttaacatgtaaatgaaaaactataagaccaatagaaaaataaacctgatttccgtgattttcattcaattctgaatctaaatcatgtgttttaagccaaatttgaaattttgccaaaaatgaaaaagttggaagggaaatgaaaaagcctttccacttttgtcaaaatcggccaaaaatgacatctcttgaaattctccaaaaatcagactgagtaatcgaaattgaacgctgatttcgatttagtcattggttttctctttagactagccgttaaaaaaattaacgaaactgttagcgcaccaacttcatttatggtttttaacatgtaaatgaaaaagtataagaccaatagaaaaataaacctgattcccgtgattttcattcaattctgaatctaaatcatgtattttaagtcaaatttgaaatttggccaaaaatgaaaaagtgggaagggaaaagcctttccacttttgtcaaaatcggccaaaaatgacatctcttgaaattctccaaaaatcagacggtataatcgaaattgaacgctgatttcgatttagtcattggttttctctttagactagccgttaaaaaaattaacgaaactgttagcgcaccaacttcatttatggtttttaacatgtaaatgaaaaagtataagaccaatagaaaaataaacctgatttccgtgattttcattcaattctgaatctaaatcatgtattttaagccaaatttgaaatttggtcaaaaatgaaaaagtgggaagggtatagcctttccacttttgtcaaaatcggccaaaaatgacatctcttgaaattctccagaaatcagacggtataatcgaaattgaacgctgatttcgatttagtcattggttttctctttagactagccgtttaaaaaattaacgaaactgttagcgcaccaactttatttatggtttttaacatctaaatgaaaaactataagaccaatagaaaaataaacctgatttccgtgattttcattcaattctgaatctaaatcatgtattttaagccaaatttgaaatttggtcaaaaatgaaaaagtgggatcaaaatcggccaaaaatgacatctcttgaaattctccagaaatcagacggtataatcgaaattgaacgctgatttcgatttagtcattggttttatctttagactagccgtttaataaattaacgaaactgttagcacaacaacttcatttatggtttttaacatcttaatgaaaaactataagaccaatagaaaaataaacctgatttccgtgattttcattcaattctgaatctaaatcatgtattttaagccaaatttgaaatttggtcaaaaatgaaaaagagggaagggtatagcctttccacttttgtcaaaatcggccaaaaatgacatctcttgaaattctccaaaaatcagacggtataatcgaaattgaacgctgatttcgatttagttattg
This genomic window contains:
- the LOC116916869 gene encoding serine hydrolase-like protein isoform X2, giving the protein MQLNIALLFHKNHQSLTDFHKENTTTFQMAEDPKKLLFRLQHIIPQKLSPAVNVYPTEATTSSLHDFPMDIEFQMTWGKVAAKTWGPPDGRPVFALHGWLDNAGTFDTLIPLLPKSLRIVAVDTAGHGLSDHYPPDIAYNFFDCLVAIERLAGLLKWKKFSLIGHSMGAAMSMLYAGVFPEKVDTLVCLDLARAEVTRPETVGLRLRKTVGKLLKYEAAIVAGPEKPFTYEVAIEKSISGSFGSLNRNACELLFKRGLKQVDGGYVFRRDRRLMAAPLTLTPKEDQLAMAREVTANVLIIKFAQGPDFESRDNFMEHVENLKTKAKNVFFVEVDGTHHVHLTNPNRVASIISDFLNAPSSNPHTSVQS
- the LOC116916869 gene encoding serine hydrolase-like protein isoform X1, producing MQLNIALLFHKNHQSLTFQDFHKENTTTFQMAEDPKKLLFRLQHIIPQKLSPAVNVYPTEATTSSLHDFPMDIEFQMTWGKVAAKTWGPPDGRPVFALHGWLDNAGTFDTLIPLLPKSLRIVAVDTAGHGLSDHYPPDIAYNFFDCLVAIERLAGLLKWKKFSLIGHSMGAAMSMLYAGVFPEKVDTLVCLDLARAEVTRPETVGLRLRKTVGKLLKYEAAIVAGPEKPFTYEVAIEKSISGSFGSLNRNACELLFKRGLKQVDGGYVFRRDRRLMAAPLTLTPKEDQLAMAREVTANVLIIKFAQGPDFESRDNFMEHVENLKTKAKNVFFVEVDGTHHVHLTNPNRVASIISDFLNAPSSNPHTSVQS
- the LOC116916869 gene encoding serine hydrolase-like protein isoform X3, with the translated sequence MAEDPKKLLFRLQHIIPQKLSPAVNVYPTEATTSSLHDFPMDIEFQMTWGKVAAKTWGPPDGRPVFALHGWLDNAGTFDTLIPLLPKSLRIVAVDTAGHGLSDHYPPDIAYNFFDCLVAIERLAGLLKWKKFSLIGHSMGAAMSMLYAGVFPEKVDTLVCLDLARAEVTRPETVGLRLRKTVGKLLKYEAAIVAGPEKPFTYEVAIEKSISGSFGSLNRNACELLFKRGLKQVDGGYVFRRDRRLMAAPLTLTPKEDQLAMAREVTANVLIIKFAQGPDFESRDNFMEHVENLKTKAKNVFFVEVDGTHHVHLTNPNRVASIISDFLNAPSSNPHTSVQS
- the LOC116916870 gene encoding adenosine deaminase-like protein; the protein is MDDKMDDPQIIFSMPKAELHAHLNGSLSQTTIKKLMDLKTSHQCEDVFQLQTMFATLSEDHNKTLDECFQVFKVIHQLTDSEQSIYIATVDVIKEFSEENVLYLELRTTPRAIDGSFETYVNAVIRAIDDCRKENVPILVKLLLSIDRSKGFDTAKKIVDLTISLGHTRNDVVVGLDVSGNMADSDITDYFPLLFKIKDAGLKLTVHTAEVRNDAEAEAILRLKPDRIGHGTFISPSLTGSSHLIHLLKETNIPVELCLTSNKVCQTVPSFKDHHWKIFFDHGIPFSICTDDKGVFSTSLSQEYLIVMRTFNLPLSLIWSFSLRSLDYTFATETEKIYLSKVWEEWEQNNTGLMSNAEKGKNVT